Sequence from the Streptomyces sp. NBC_00358 genome:
GGTCCGCACGCCCGCTGTTCGGGGGACGCGCCCCGATAGGCTCGGAACCTCGATGCGGAGCCCATGGTCTGCCCGGATGGTGGAATGCAGACACGGCGAGCTTAAACCTCGCTGCCCCTCGCGGGCGTACCGGTTCAAGTCCGGTTCCGGGCACTTCCCGCACTTGCGACGCAGGACGCGGGCCACAGTCGGATCCCTCCGAGCGTGGCCCGCCGGCTGCCGTTCCGGTCGCTTTCGCACCCCCGCCCCGGCGGCGACGGGGTGCCCCCGGTCGTTGACAGTCGTTCCCCGGCGGCGGAGACTCACGCCGGTGAGGTGGTGAAGGAAAGTTCACTTCGCGAACATCGAGGAAGGTGTGGGCATGTCGATGCGGACCACTGTGGGGATCGTCGGGGCCGGGCCGGCCGGGTTGTTGCTGGCGAGGCTGCTGCACCGGGCCGGGATCGAGTCGGTCGTCCTGGAGAGCCGCGACCGGGCGTACGTCGAGCAGCGGCAGCGGGCCGGGATCCTGGAGCAGGGGACCGTGGACGTGCTGCGGGCCGCCGGGGCCGGGGAGCGGATGGACCGGGAGGGGCTGCCGCACGACGGGATCGAGCTGCGGTACCGGGGGGAGCGGCACCGGATCGACTTCCCGGGGCTCACCGGCGGGCGCGCCGTGATGGTGTACGCGCAGACCGAGGTGTGCAAGGACCTCATCGCGCTGCAACTGGAGGACGGCGGGCCGCTGCTCTTCGAGGCCGAGGCGCTGGCCGTCGAGGGGGCCGAGGACGACCGGGCCCGCGTACGGTTCCGGCACGAGGGGCGCGAGGACGTACTGGAATGCGACTACGTCGTCGGCTGCGACGGCTTCTGGGGCGTCGCCCGCAAGGCCGTGCCCGACGCGCTCTCCCGCACCTTCGAGCGCTCGTACCCCTTCGGCTGGCTCGGCATCCTCGCCGACGTGCCGCCCTCGCACGACGAACTCGTCTACGCCCGCCACGAGCGCGGCTTCGCCCTGCTCAGCATGCGTTCGCCCACCGTCTCCCGCCTCTAC
This genomic interval carries:
- a CDS encoding 4-hydroxybenzoate 3-monooxygenase; translation: MRTTVGIVGAGPAGLLLARLLHRAGIESVVLESRDRAYVEQRQRAGILEQGTVDVLRAAGAGERMDREGLPHDGIELRYRGERHRIDFPGLTGGRAVMVYAQTEVCKDLIALQLEDGGPLLFEAEALAVEGAEDDRARVRFRHEGREDVLECDYVVGCDGFWGVARKAVPDALSRTFERSYPFGWLGILADVPPSHDELVYARHERGFALLSMRSPTVSRLYLQVPEGTDAGAWSDERIWDELDRRLETADDWRLRRGPITSKSVTPMRSYVHEPMRHGRLFLAGDAAHIVPPTGAKGLNLAVGDVVTFARALIHLRDTGSAERLDAYSETCLRRVWQAERFSYDMTSLLHRDPAATPFEDRVQLARLERITSSRAAAADLAEGYTGFPLGERERAGAAPREQDGIKVA